A genomic stretch from Vicugna pacos unplaced genomic scaffold, VicPac4 scaffold_204, whole genome shotgun sequence includes:
- the LOC140695424 gene encoding melanoma-associated antigen 8-like, which yields MRDLHHTEADFKDPRAAEDSMDEQDIWVEEEEEDEEEEDEEEEEEEEGGTSPLSPSSSSSSSSYSVLFLGTGEEAADSGTPSPTQSPQGVCPSPTAVAAPPWSQSEDNGLRSQGEEGPSSGQDPADAESRLQDALHLMMAELMGFLLHKYRTKQPTSKEEMLNAVLRDDQDHFPVVLSQASECLQLVFGVDVKEVAPREHLYVLVPTLGLTYDGMQDDGQSMPNTGLLVILLGVIVLEGDFAPEEAVWRALSKMGLCAGREHFIYGEPRELITNVWVQEGYVEYRQVANSDPARYEFLWGPRAYTETSKLQVLEHFLRVNRRGPSSFPSLSEERVSDEEEGA from the coding sequence ATGCGTGACCTCCACCACACTGAAGCCGACTTTAAGGACCCAAGAGCGGCTGAGGATTCCATGGATGAGCAGGAcatttgggtggaggaggaggaggaggacgaggaggaggaggacgaggaggaggaggaggaggaggaaggcggcacatccccgttgtctccctcctcctcctcctcgtcgtcttcctactcagtcctgttcctgggcactggcgaggaggcggctgattctgggacacccagtcccacgcagagccctcagggtgtctgcccctcccccacagccgtggcagcccctccatggagccagtcggaagacaatggcctcagaagccaaggtgaggaggggcccagctccGGGCAGGACCCGGCAGATGCCGAGTCCCGGCTCCAAGATGCATTACATTTAATGATGGCTGAACTGATGGGCTTCCTGCTCCACAAGTACCGCACAAAGCAGCCGacctcaaaagaggaaatgctgaatgcggtcctcagagatgaccaggaccacttccctgtggtcttgagccaagcctctgagtgtctgcagctggtctttggggtggatgtgaaggaggtggcccccagggagcacttgtatgtcctggtccccaccctgggcctcacctacgatggcatgcaggacgacgggcagagcatgcccaacactggcctcctggtgatacttctgggtgtgattgtcctggagggcgactttgctcctgaggaggcagtctggcgagcacttagcaagatggggctgtgtgctgggagggagcacttcatctacggggagcccagggaactcatcaccaacgtgtgggtgcaggaggggtacgtggagtaccggcaggtggccaacagcgatcccgctcgctacgagttcctgtggggtccccgggcctacacggagaccagcaagctgcaagtcctggaacatttcctcagggtcaatagaaggggtcccagttctttcccatccctgtctgaagagcgagtgagtgatgaggaagagggggcctga
- the LOC140695430 gene encoding melanoma-associated antigen 8-like has protein sequence MRDLHHTEADFQDPREAEDSMDEQDIWVEEEEEDEEEEDEEEEEEEEGGTSPLSPSSSSSSSSYSVLFLGTGEEAADSGTPSPTQSPQGVCPSPTAVAAPPWSQSEDNGLRSQGEEGPSSGQDPADAESRLQDALHLMMAELMGFLLHKYRTKQPTSKEEMLNAVLRDDQDHFPVVLSQASECLQLVFGVDVKEVDPREHLYVLVPTLGLTYDGMQDDGQSMPNTGLLVILLGVIVLEGDFAPEEAVWRALSKMGLCAGREHFIYGEPRELITNVWVQEGYVEYRQVANSDPARYEFLWGPRAYTETSKLQVLEHFLRVNRRGPSSFPSLSEERVSDEEEGA, from the coding sequence atgcgtgacctccaccacactgaagccgactttcaggacccaagagaggctgaggattccatggatgagcaggacatttgggtggaggaggaggaggaggacgaggaggaggaggacgaggaggaggaggaggaggaggaaggcggcacatccccgttgtctccctcctcctcctcctcgtcgtcttcctactcagtcctgttcctgggcactggcgaggaggcggctgattctgggacacccagtcccacgcagagccctcagggtgtctgcccctcccccacagccgtggcagcccctccatggagccagtcggaagacaatggcctcagaagccaaggtgaggaggggcccagctccGGGCAGGACCCGGCAGATGCCGAGTCCCGGCTCCAAGATGCATTACATTTAATGATGGCTGAACTGATGGGCTTCCTGCTCCACAAGTACCGCACAAAGCAGCCGacctcaaaagaggaaatgctgaatgcggtcctcagagatgaccaggaccacttccctgtggtcttgagccaagcctctgagtgtctgcagctggtctttggggtggatgtgaaggaggtggaccccagggagcacttgtatgtcctggtccccaccctgggcctcacctacgatggcatgcaggacgacgggcagagcatgcccaacactggcctcctggtgatacttctgggtgtgattgtcctggagggcgactttgctcctgaggaggcagtctggcgagcacttagcaagatggggctgtgtgctgggagggagcacttcatctacggggagcccagggaactcatcaccaacgtgtgggtgcaggaggggtacgtggagtaccggcaggtggccaacagcgatcccgctcgctacgagttcctgtggggtccccgggcctacacggagaccagcaagctgcaagtcctggaacatttcctcagggtcaatagaaggggtcccagttctttcccatccctgtctgaagagcgagtgagtgatgaggaagagggggcctga